CCACAAGGTCAAGAGGAGACCTTGTGACACTAGAGAAGACTCACTAGTATACTTCTCCCACAGCATTGTGGTCGTTGTCTGTTCAGGAAGGTATCTCACAGTCATACAGTGAATCCTAGTTTCCTAGTGATGAGCCTCCTCAAGGCTCCTTTCATGTCCTTGTTTCTTAGGCTGTAGATGAAAGGATTCAGCATGGGGGTGATCAGAGTGTAGATCATGGATGCTGCTGTATCTTGTTGGGCAGTGTGGGTGGATGTAGGACTGAAGTACACCCCAATGACTGTTCCATAAAAAAGACAGACCACGGTGAGATGGGAACCACAGGTGGAGAAAACTTTCTGCATCCCACTCACAGATGAAATTTTCATTACAGCTATGAAAATGTGTGCATAGGAGAGGAGTATTCCAATGAAGGGAAGAAATGCTGTTAGTGCTCTCACTGTGTAGACCATCAAGTCATTGATGAAGGTATCTGAGCAGGCTAACTTCAAAAGGGGACTGAGGTCacagaaaaaattaggaatttcATTGTGGCCACAGAATGACAACTGAGTCAGCAAGACAGTATGTGTCAGGGAATTAGTAATGGCCCAAGACCAAGACACTAGTACTAGAAGGACACAGACCCTTGGAGTCATGACTGTATTATAATGTAGGGGTGCACAAATAGCCACATAGCGGTCATAAGCCATGGCAGTAAGGAGGATGCTATCAATCCCTGCAAACCAAATAAAGAAGAATACTTGTGTCAGGCATCCAGCATAAGAAATTGTTCTGTTTTTGGATAGGTGATTGCTCAGCATCTTGGGAATGGTGGTGGAGGTGACGTAGATGTCAACCAGGGACAAGTTACTGAGGAAGAAATACATGGGAGTGTGGAGGTGTGGGTCAGAACTTATAGCCAGCATGATGAGAAGGTTTCCCAGCCCTGTGATCAGGTACAAAAGGAGGAATAGGAAGAACAGGAACCTCTGCTGTTCTGGTTCATCTGAAAGTCCCAGAAGGATGAACTCTGAAACTatagaattatttttcccttccattcATCTGTTTGGAAgcaaatacagaaataataaagaatttaaaacatcATTTTCATGGTTAATTTGAAAGTTTGTGctgaataaaattcataaaaacagaattagtagaGAAATAGGAGAGTGGGAAACTGAAATGTCACTACTCATAGATGGAgatctaaaataaaaaagttgataGCAGCATATGTAACAAAAATTCTATCCTCCAAATGATATATCATAAAATATGAACAGAAAGTGTTGGTAAAAATTATAAACCATTAATGACCTCATGAAAGCATGATCCAAAACAATCAAAggaatatatatgcaaatataatgaACTCTGACACCCTTATAATTGGCAGAGACCAGCAAAAACAGTCATGGTCAGTGCTGGAGGGGAGCAGTGATCATTTAAGAGTAAGCCTAACTTCATGAAGAATTTTGATCAAAATaagctcttttaattttttgatcatattaatattCAGGTAAATGATATCATAGCTGAAAACTTAGTCATCTGGGtattaataaaacattaagaAATGTCACTTTCTCTCATAGTGAAGTCACAGAGTCTAATCTATCCCTTAGGAGGAATCCTCTCTACAACATAGCTGACAATAAGTTCTgtgtcctttttaatttttatcaaggTTTGGATGAAATCAGAGATGATACTCTTCAATTTTAGTGTTGACAAGATACATCAGAGATTAACATATATGCTGATGACCAAATCAGGATTTTAAAAACTCTGAAAAGATGAAATCTAAAAATAAACTTTACTCACTGACACTTTGACATCTCCAATTTTTGGAAGCTCATCAATCCAAAACTAGATTATGACACTGTACAGACATCTAGCCAACAACTCTCCTTGGTGTCCAATATGAGAGAAAGTGACATTtcttaatgttttattaaaattaataaattaatttaatttaaattaaaaattactatttattaatgttttattaacaagcacttaatatttaatatatcagAACTAGTGGTGTTTTTACTAAACATTCAAATAATAGACCAACTTTATGATCATTTTGATGTGTATGAGCACAAGCAAAACAACATAATGCAAGCAAAACAGCACAATTGAAAATTCTATTGTTTATAAGATAAAAGCAGAGTTCTATAATTGGGCTATGAACACATTCTTTTTGGTGAAAACTTTAAATTACAGATTACATAGCTGATATTAAATGCTGAAATTCCCCTAAactaagataaataaataaagttgggAAGAGAGAATACTGTAagtttccaagttcaaatctgagttcagatattatctatatgattctgagcaagtcactttaccctattttcctcagttttctcatctgcaaaatgaactggagaaggaaatggaaaattgctCTAGTATTCTATATGAAGACAACATAAAAAATGGGGTTGTGAAATactagacatgactgaaaaacaacaaaagtaaacattttttttctttgtggttcTGCTTTGGTTGTGCCCCCTTCTAGAAAGCTCTGTGTCCCCCCTTTTTCCTGGAATCCCTTCCTTCCAATTTCCTTCCAAACTCAGTTCAAGCCAGTTTTTACCTGCAGCCTCTGTTGATGCTTCCATCAGCAAGTATTTTAATCTTTCCAATGGACTGGGtgctcattttgtatttattcggTATATACTTCTATTTAAAGATGGTATTTTCTGAGTCAGAATGGAAACCCCTTGAAGGTAGGGGgcctttttatattttactttatatctcCATTATTCAGCACACAGAACCTGGCACACCTTAGctccttaataaatgctgattgattctAAGTCTTCCATTTTAAACATTCTGTGCTCTATATTCTAAAGTCTTCTCTAATAACTGGGGGGGGCCCCAGTGGATGGAGGGCTAGACTTGGAGACAGATCTAGCTTTTAATCTGGTCTTAGGCACTTACCGATTgggtgatgctgggcaagtcacttcacctctgtctgtctcagttacttcaattgttaaaaaaaaggaaaattacaacaCTTATCACACAgttttgttatgaggatcaaaggagatacaATTTCtaaagtgcttgacacatagtggGTGTTAAAGAAATGACTACTGCTTTCCATTCACTATTTTACTGTAACATTTGAAAATTTGTTAGTCTTCCCAAAATCTGATGTTGTGTCTCCTATGTCATattatctttcttattttgaacatatgttctaagatcctttctagcccCATGCCTCACAGATATTCTAggttttaaattctctttgatTTTGAAGATTTTATATACCTTAGAATTTAAATCTTGATGTCTtttcattctagttaattttttttccggtctgacattttatgttccaaggttcctttcagttctcTTGTGCTTTTATATTCTTGAATTCTTTTTAGGATTAactttctatgattttatgagacTCAGTCACAACACTACTTTGTGTGAGATTTCTTCCTTGAAATTAACAGAACATGCCTtctataaatattcttatttccCTGTTAGATCTGGAGCTTTTGTTCTATTCCAGAGAGACAGCTCATCTGGTCTCCTCACAGCTGAGAGTTTCAGTCAGGGAATCAGATCAAAGTGGGGATTCTTGGGAATGAAAGAGTTCCTGAGTTTTTTTGATGTGGTTGTGTTCTTGAGAATAGGAtgcagttctctctctgaagaaGAGTATATTAGGAATTTTGTTAAGTTGTAGAGCTGGATTCCGGAATATGATGCTTTTCCAGGAACTCCCTAGACTCTAGCATCCAATTCTCAGAGCTCCTTGTTAGAGATAAACCCCAAGTAATTGTCCATTCTCTAGGCCAGTCCCTTAGTGCTGGAGTTTGTTTGAGAGAAGAAGTTGGCCCAAgttcaatttattttcataataatgaagTCTTAAAATAGTGAAATCTCTTTGTGTTTCCAGGTCTTTTCTAGGGAAGAAATACTACATTTCAGAGGGTACAACATAATCATTGTGTAAAGCATATTTGGTATTTTCCCTTCCATCTTGGTGCTTCCCTTtgcaattcctttctttttttttttttttttgtgtattattgatttttttttttttttggaccttTCGTTTAGCAGCTCTAAGTAGGTGTGTCCAATCAGTGATGCCTGTGGTCTGTTGATCACATGAGTCATGATTCTTGTGTTTTTAATAAATTTCCAGAAGGTGGCAGTTGTTCTTTTTCTCAGAGGTCTAGATCTCCACCTCTAGAGTCCATGGCAAAATGTCTGTGTTTAAAATATACTTTCTACCAATGAATACTTCTTGCCTTATATTATACGGGTCCTGtggttcctgagttcaaatgtagtcctTCTTCAGGGATGGTCTAGGTTCTGAGGGAAACAATGTCCCCTAGTAACTTACAGTATTCTCTcttcctagatttatttatttattttggtttaggGGAATTTCAATATTTGGTATATTCTATGTGATCTGTAATTTAAAGTTTTTGCCATAAAGAATGTGTTCATAGACCATTTACAGAACTCAGCTTTTATCTTGGAAACAATAGAGTTTTCATTTGTGCTGTTTTGCTTGTGCTCATCCACATCCAGTGATCAAAAAGTTGATCTATTAtttgaatgtttggtaaaatCACGACTAGTTCTGATATATTAACtattaagtgctttttttttcactctcatAGTGGGCTGATACTATCACTGATGGTacaaaggtgaaagaaaaaggtGAACAAAATGAAGTTTTTGGTGTATCAATaaaacttattaattttattgagtCTTGATCCTTGagtacacttttaaaaaatattctgtgtaataaaatgggaaatatgcCTAAAGTACTTTTACCACATGCAAATATATGAAGGCTATTTTGTGGAAAAGCAGTTGTGCTACTGGTTGAGCTTTGAGCACAATGAGGCAATTTTCTCTGTTACCTGAAAAAGGCCATTGTTACCTGAAAGAATGACTTGGCGGACCAAGTATGGTTACGTAGATTTGAGTATTTGATAGACATTTTCTAGAAATGAATAAAGTATATTTATCTCTTTATGGAAACTAGGGAGAACAGTGGATCAAGAACTGGGTctggagtaaagaagacctgatttcaaacctGGCTCCAATCACTTCCTGGCTAAGTGACTCTTGACATCtcatttaacctgtctgcctcagttttctcatctgttaaataataaTACCACATgcctctcaaggttgttgtgaagatcaatgagataatacttataaagggAGTAGCTATATGGCCAGAATATAGAGTCCTggggctgaagtcaggaagacccatttttctgagttcaagtcttgtctTATTGGCCTGTAACACTGGGCAGTTTACTTAATGTTGCTTGCCTTAAGTTCATTATCTGTAAGATGTGATCTGGAGAAGATAATGGcaagtctttgccaagaagacacAAAATGGCTAGAAATTGAAAcaagtgctaagtcagtggaattgatagagacaataattatctaatttagcatggtacttaacagttctctagttcagtatatgtatttagtacttactacAGTTCTACaaggttcacacctttaagagaacatGTATAAGCTAGGAGCTCAACCAAGATTCAgtcgaggagattcagaagccagagaaagcAGTTGGGGAgaacaaaggaagacagagaagtgatggcaggctgtcctgtggagaacactgaaaccaagatccataAGGCCTTcagaaaaactagccaagccccaaggaaggagataagacttggaaagagacaataaaggattggacTTTAAtatctggctgcatttggggtgattactgaactgaaactaaggctgctcccagaagccccccaggaaacctgctcccagagaacaatacattttagagaagaatattacaaaatggagtcacaaataaTCAGAttactaaaacaaataaaaatgacagtattttaaaaatatttgcatattgCCCAGCAAACATGTCATAgtcactatgtaaatattagctatttattattattattattattgtagtttCTGTTGCcaatgataaaatcaaaatttcaagtgaaaaattagatttttgtAAAACTTATTTACTATTGTGATGCTGACTGATCCCTATACTTAAAATACATTTCTGattgtatttttacaaattttacaccTACAAATTGCAGGTTGATGGTGATACTATGAATGAGGTAGTTTGATAATGTCTAATAACATGTCTCAACATTTGGAAGATCTATATAACTCCTTGaaccaatattttcttttcttttcttttttccccctgaggctggggttaagtgatctgcccagggtcacacagccagaaagggttaagtgtctgagaccagatttgaactcggatcctcctgacttcaggggtggtgctctatccacttcgccacctagctgccctgaaccAATATTTTCTAAGTGATCAAATGTGTATCAACCAGGATCTTGTGTTTAAAGTACAAGATAGATTAATGAATAATGTACCAAAAGAATGGAaagtttattaaaatgttttcagaTTTCATATGAAAGctaactttttatcttttatttttaaaaaatatatatttaagacacattg
This sequence is a window from Sminthopsis crassicaudata isolate SCR6 chromosome 1, ASM4859323v1, whole genome shotgun sequence. Protein-coding genes within it:
- the LOC141551938 gene encoding olfactory receptor 1f45-like; this encodes MEGKNNSIVSEFILLGLSDEPEQQRFLFFLFLLLYLITGLGNLLIMLAISSDPHLHTPMYFFLSNLSLVDIYVTSTTIPKMLSNHLSKNRTISYAGCLTQVFFFIWFAGIDSILLTAMAYDRYVAICAPLHYNTVMTPRVCVLLVLVSWSWAITNSLTHTVLLTQLSFCGHNEIPNFFCDLSPLLKLACSDTFINDLMVYTVRALTAFLPFIGILLSYAHIFIAVMKISSVSGMQKVFSTCGSHLTVVCLFYGTVIGVYFSPTSTHTAQQDTAASMIYTLITPMLNPFIYSLRNKDMKGALRRLITRKLGFTV